The Plasmodium yoelii strain 17X genome assembly, chromosome: 8 genome includes a region encoding these proteins:
- a CDS encoding PIR protein, translating to MDTEICRNFVYLTTKFPDNLVDGKYNFVDDVHFKEYCYDNCNNNIGKINAVSLYLFNEFFGESSSFKNHNKINIVEYIMIWLSYMLSLIENNDNSVSNLDHFFKVYIDGGSYYNSYKNLIEKKKYFLNMDKSIISKFYNAFKSLCNLYTQIDKDNHNCMNYLKDDNEFNKNYEKLKNDSNITKNESYRQLLSTLLNDYNNLKNKCNGTSFPSIASKLFIVLSIFGAIGIFLGVSYKYSLFGFRKKVQKQKLREKIKNIKKIMNH from the exons ATGGATACCGAAATA TGTAGAAACTTCGTTTATTTAACGACGAAATTTCCCGATAATTTGGTTGATGGAAAGTATAATTTTGTAGACGATGTACATTTCAAAGAGTATTGTTATGataattgtaataataatatcggaaaaattaatgctgtatctttatatttgtttaatgAGTTCTTTGGGGAATCTTCTTCATTTAAGAATCATAATAAAATCAATATTGttgaatatattatgatatggttaagttatatgttaagcCTAAtcgaaaataatgataacaGCGTCAGCAATCTAGaccatttttttaaagtatatatagATGGTGGTAGTTATTATAATAGTTATAAGAATCTtatagagaaaaaaaaatattttttgaatatggATAAGAgcattatatctaaattttataatgcgtttaaatcattatgcaACTTGTATACTCAAATTGATAAAGACAATCATAATTGCATGAATTATTTGAAAGACGATAAcgaatttaataaaaattatgaaaagcTTAAGAATGATTctaatattactaaaaacGAATCATACAGACAACTATTGTCTACTTtattaaatgattataataatttaaaaaataaatgtaacgGTACTTCATTTCCATCAATAGCAAgcaaattatttatagttttatcgatatttggtgcaataggaATTTTTTTAggagtttcttataag tattcgttatttggatttcggaaaaaagttcaaaaacaaaaattaagagaaaaaataaaaaatataaagaagataatgaatcattaa
- a CDS encoding PIR protein, giving the protein MNDDLCSNFDFLRECLPDELGDKSKSELEKIKDYEKYCPNRNCNSELDKITVGFLWLLTQYFTKYPIKGKNEYNTEPFFRYINLWLSYKLNKITEKKFNTINDFYTEYVNGSNKYNKFKEDSNKFTGFSEFIDRQKDLFNINIKDLSKFYDASKLICNMYGNFAKHINEDELLNNAIEFVKKYQELDGDSNNTNDSVCKQILSDLSTDYANLKSKRSDITFLPEITANISALRSRDTSSSSSIGNKLFTVLSIFGAIAFFLGISYKYSLFGFRKRAQKQYLKEKIKKIKKRMNH; this is encoded by the exons ATGAATGATGATCTA TGTTCAAACTTTGATTTTTTGAGGGAGTGTTTACCTGATGAATTAGGTGATAAATCAAAATCTGAacttgaaaaaattaaagattaCGAAAAGTACTGCCCTAATAGAAACTGTAATAGTGAGCTCGATAAAATTACGGTTGGATTTTTATGGTTACTTACACaatattttactaaataCCCAATTAAAggtaaaaatgaatataatactGAACCATTTTTTcgatatattaatttatggttaagttacaaattaaataaaatcaCAGAGAAGAAATTCAACACAATAAACGATTTTTATACTGAATATGTAAATGGtagtaataaatataataaatttaaagaagATTCCAATAAATTTACAGGTTTTAGTGAATTCATAGATAGACAAAAAGATttgtttaatattaatattaaagatctgtctaaattttatgatgcatccAAATTAATATGTAATATGTATGGTAATTTTGCAAAGCATATAAACGAGGATGAATTGTTAAATAATGCGAttgaatttgttaaaaaatatcaagaACTTGATGGAGATTCTAATAATACTAATGACAGTGTATGTAAACAAATATTGTCTGATTTATCGACTGATTATGCTAATTTAAAAAGTAAACGTAGCGATATTACATTTCTTCCAGAGATAACAGCAAACATTTCTGCACTAAGATCTAGAGatacatcatcaagttcgtcgataggaaacaaattatttacagttttatcgatatttggtgcaatagcattttttttaggaatttcttataag tattcattatttggatttcggaaacgagctcaaaaacaatatttaaaagaaaaaattaaaaaaataaagaagagaatgaatcattaa